A genomic segment from Marinobacter subterrani encodes:
- the msrB gene encoding peptide-methionine (R)-S-oxide reductase MsrB, whose product MKRTMTGLVAALAVLFAGGLYTAYATADKHDSKDTEFAPDDPGLAVATFAGGCFWCVEAGYEKIPGVVEAVSGYAGGDEPNPTYQQVSSGRTGYTEAVQVYYDPKKMTYEGLLAGLWRMMNPTDIKGQFVDRGTQYRPAIFYHNAEQKRLAEAAKQELEASGVYEHPVLIEIVPLKNFYPAEQYHQDYYLKNPVRYKIYTFNSGRYQFIEKVYGEDYELDFSRFRPAVENTGEADAGFDPQSFVKPDKQTLKKRLNDIQYEVTQQDGTEPAFDNPYWDNKRAGLYVDIVSGEPLFSSRDKFKSGTGWPSFTRPITPDAVVEREDSSFFMTRTEIRSRYADSHLGHVFNDGPEPTGLRYCMNSAALKFIPLEDMKAAGYGEWLDEVRASE is encoded by the coding sequence ATGAAACGCACGATGACAGGTTTGGTCGCCGCCCTGGCAGTTTTATTTGCCGGTGGCCTGTATACCGCCTACGCCACCGCCGACAAGCACGACAGCAAAGACACGGAATTCGCGCCGGATGACCCCGGGCTGGCCGTGGCCACCTTTGCCGGCGGCTGCTTCTGGTGTGTTGAGGCCGGTTACGAAAAGATCCCCGGCGTGGTAGAGGCGGTGTCCGGTTATGCCGGCGGCGATGAGCCGAACCCCACCTACCAGCAGGTCTCATCCGGCCGCACCGGCTACACTGAGGCGGTCCAGGTGTATTACGACCCGAAAAAAATGACCTATGAGGGGTTGCTTGCCGGCCTGTGGCGGATGATGAACCCCACCGATATCAAGGGCCAGTTCGTGGACCGGGGCACGCAGTACCGTCCGGCGATTTTCTACCACAACGCCGAGCAGAAGCGGCTGGCCGAGGCGGCCAAGCAGGAGCTGGAAGCCTCCGGCGTGTACGAGCACCCGGTGCTGATCGAAATTGTACCGCTGAAAAACTTCTATCCGGCGGAGCAGTACCACCAGGACTATTACCTGAAAAATCCGGTGCGCTACAAGATCTACACGTTCAATTCCGGCCGCTACCAGTTTATCGAGAAGGTGTATGGCGAAGACTACGAGCTGGACTTTTCCCGGTTCCGGCCGGCGGTGGAAAACACCGGCGAGGCCGATGCGGGTTTTGACCCCCAGAGTTTCGTGAAGCCGGATAAGCAGACACTGAAAAAGCGGCTGAACGACATCCAGTACGAAGTCACCCAGCAGGACGGGACCGAGCCGGCGTTCGATAACCCGTACTGGGACAACAAGCGTGCTGGCCTGTATGTGGATATTGTCTCCGGAGAGCCGCTGTTTTCTTCCCGGGACAAATTCAAGTCCGGTACCGGCTGGCCAAGCTTTACCCGGCCTATCACCCCGGATGCGGTGGTCGAGCGGGAAGACAGTTCGTTCTTCATGACCCGGACGGAAATTCGCAGCCGCTACGCGGACTCCCACCTGGGCCACGTGTTCAATGACGGCCCGGAGCCCACGGGGCTGCGCTACTGCATGAACTCGGCCGCCCTGAAATTCATTCCCCTGGAGGACATGAAGGCGGCAGGCTATGGCGAGTGGCTCGACGAAGTCCGGGCATCTGAGTAG
- a CDS encoding sensor histidine kinase produces the protein MALSVFRTLYARLAIGLFLLLLVVGGLFTFLSLASVREYSAAVSQQLNRDLARNLVSDRNLVTDGKLNRDALKHLFELYMNINPSIEIYLLDRDGRILSYSADPDKIKRNRVSLAPIRALLENPEAYPLPGDDPRSHDRRKVFSVTPVPSADNPTGYLYVVLRGEEYDLAENLVHSDRLLQMGAGALAVSLCVGLLAGLVFFRLLTRRLSRLTERVDAFDSGMSPGQSPVLVGKGDDIDYLTARFDQMAGRIAAQLDLLKDKDAQRRQLVAQVSHDLRTPLASIQGYLEALRLKHDSLSDDERARFLGVALAETHRLGRLVEELFELAALDAREKQPTAEPFVVAELLHDVVQKHRPEAERAGVSLAIVDVSPVRVVADIAMTERVLDNLISNAIDHSPGGSEVTLRVAGRDEGAEITVADAGPGIAAADMNHLFEPFYQAPGASRPGHAGLGLAIAQRMVSLQSGRLSVRNDQGAVFSVWLPGASEAAGGAGNESTAL, from the coding sequence ATGGCTCTGTCTGTGTTCCGAACCCTCTATGCCCGGCTGGCCATAGGCCTGTTTCTTCTGCTGCTGGTGGTGGGTGGCCTGTTTACCTTCCTGAGCCTGGCCTCGGTGCGGGAATACTCCGCCGCTGTGAGCCAGCAGCTCAACCGGGATCTCGCCCGCAACCTGGTGTCGGACCGGAACCTGGTGACCGATGGCAAGCTCAACCGCGATGCCCTCAAGCACCTGTTCGAGCTTTACATGAACATCAATCCCAGCATCGAAATCTATCTGCTGGATCGGGACGGGCGCATCCTGTCGTATTCCGCAGACCCGGACAAAATCAAGCGCAACCGGGTGTCCCTGGCGCCGATCCGGGCCCTGCTGGAAAACCCGGAGGCCTACCCGCTGCCCGGTGACGACCCCCGCAGCCACGACCGGCGCAAGGTCTTTTCCGTGACGCCGGTGCCCTCGGCCGACAACCCCACCGGCTACCTGTATGTGGTGCTTCGGGGCGAGGAATACGATCTGGCGGAAAACCTGGTGCACAGCGACCGGCTACTGCAGATGGGGGCCGGCGCCCTGGCGGTGAGCCTGTGTGTCGGGCTGCTGGCCGGACTGGTGTTTTTCCGGCTGCTGACTCGTCGGTTATCCCGCCTGACCGAGCGGGTGGATGCCTTTGACAGCGGCATGTCGCCGGGGCAGTCGCCGGTGCTGGTCGGCAAAGGCGACGATATTGATTACCTAACTGCCCGTTTCGACCAGATGGCCGGGCGGATTGCCGCGCAGCTTGACCTGCTGAAAGACAAGGACGCCCAGCGCCGCCAGCTGGTCGCCCAGGTGTCCCACGATCTTCGCACGCCCCTGGCGTCGATCCAGGGCTATCTCGAGGCGTTGCGCCTGAAACACGACAGCCTCAGTGACGATGAACGGGCACGGTTCCTGGGAGTCGCCCTGGCGGAAACGCACCGGCTCGGGCGGCTGGTGGAGGAGTTGTTCGAACTGGCGGCCCTCGATGCCCGGGAAAAACAGCCCACTGCCGAGCCGTTCGTGGTTGCCGAGCTGCTGCACGACGTGGTGCAGAAACACCGTCCGGAAGCCGAGCGGGCCGGTGTGTCGCTGGCCATTGTGGACGTCTCGCCGGTGCGGGTGGTGGCGGACATCGCCATGACAGAACGGGTTCTGGACAACCTGATCAGCAATGCCATCGACCATTCGCCCGGAGGCAGCGAAGTAACACTCAGGGTAGCTGGCCGAGACGAGGGCGCGGAAATCACCGTGGCGGATGCCGGGCCGGGCATTGCGGCGGCCGATATGAACCATCTGTTCGAACCCTTCTACCAGGCTCCCGGCGCCTCGCGTCCCGGCCACGCCGGGCTTGGTCTGGCCATTGCCCAGCGGATGGTCTCCCTGCAGAGTGGCCGGCTATCGGTACGCAATGACCAGGGCGCGGTGTTTTCTGTCTGGCTTCCGGGGGCATCGGAAGCGGCCGGCGGCGCCGGTAATGAATCCACCGCGTTATAG
- a CDS encoding response regulator transcription factor: MTRTVLIIEDNPGIGELVRMQVSDLGMKAVLMDRGDTGLGRFREGGIDLVILDLMLPGLDGLSVCREIRSSPGYVPVLMLTAKSTELDRVLGLEMGADDYLTKPFSVAELSARIKALFRRVDALSARGAGGDEAGEIEVDGLRIDPVRRRVFVQSEEVELTAREFDLLWHFASHRGRVFSRAQLLDAVWGYNHEGYEHTVNTHINRLRNKIETDPADPHYVQTVWGVGYRFMD; this comes from the coding sequence ATGACCAGAACGGTACTGATTATCGAGGACAATCCCGGCATCGGTGAGCTGGTACGTATGCAGGTGTCAGATCTTGGTATGAAGGCCGTTCTGATGGATCGGGGTGATACCGGTCTGGGACGGTTCCGCGAGGGCGGCATCGATCTGGTGATTCTGGATCTGATGCTGCCCGGGCTCGATGGCCTGTCGGTTTGCCGGGAGATACGATCATCTCCGGGCTATGTTCCTGTTTTAATGCTGACGGCAAAAAGCACAGAGCTGGATCGGGTTCTGGGCCTGGAAATGGGGGCGGACGATTACCTCACCAAGCCCTTCAGCGTGGCGGAGCTGTCGGCCCGCATCAAGGCCCTGTTTCGGCGCGTGGACGCGCTTTCCGCCCGGGGGGCTGGCGGCGATGAAGCCGGGGAAATCGAAGTGGACGGGTTGCGCATCGATCCTGTCCGCAGGCGGGTCTTCGTGCAGTCGGAGGAAGTAGAACTGACCGCCCGGGAATTCGACCTGCTCTGGCACTTTGCCAGTCACCGGGGCCGCGTGTTCAGCCGGGCGCAACTGCTGGATGCGGTCTGGGGCTACAACCACGAAGGCTATGAACATACCGTGAATACCCACATCAACCGCCTGCGCAACAAGATCGAAACCGACCCCGCCGACCCCCATTATGTGCAGACGGTCTGGGGCGTTGGCTACCGGTTTATGGATTAA
- a CDS encoding putative nucleotidyltransferase substrate binding domain-containing protein: MQAELIDIRNHMAQYPPFDEMDEALLDKVVGGIEVVYFKAGTQILGVGDQNNWLYYVRTGAVEIYRRSGELYNRIGEGEMFGQFGLLMNKRVRFPAKALEDTLLYKIPGETFQFLWESDDNFADFVEIEDRSRLRSALSRREKSNELMTAKVTRLISRPPVSAPSTVRLQEAARIMTDNGVSALLLMDEEGERPLLRGIITDRDLRTRALTEALPSETPISDIMSKDLITIPSSMFIFETMLTMLHNNVHHLPVMDRDDVRGVIALSDIVKYESQSSLYLVSNIYHQQNLKGLKKVSLDVRDSFVRMVNEDANSHMIGSAMAGIGRSFTQRLLELGEEHLGPPPVPYCFMALGSMARDEQLVVTDQDNAMILDDCFVPEEHDGYFLALAKYVSDGLAQCGYTYCTGDIMATNQKWRQPLRVWKDYFADWIDNPKAQALLNSNIFFDLDGIHGETGFAEQLKTLVANKASNSPRFLAMLARNALNRTPPIGFFRTFVLEEDGKHQKTFNLKRRGTAPLSDLIRVHALACGSRAQNSFERLKAIGNTKLLLDDDLGNLRDALEFISIVRIRHQALAIEAGREPDNNVRPEDLSPFERSHLKDAFQVVSNAQKFLRFRYNTQATRNV; the protein is encoded by the coding sequence ATGCAGGCCGAGCTTATCGACATCCGCAATCACATGGCACAGTACCCGCCGTTTGACGAGATGGACGAGGCGCTGCTCGACAAGGTGGTGGGCGGCATCGAGGTGGTGTACTTCAAGGCCGGCACCCAGATCCTCGGGGTCGGTGACCAGAACAACTGGCTCTACTATGTGCGCACCGGGGCCGTGGAGATCTATCGCCGGTCCGGCGAGCTGTACAACCGGATCGGCGAGGGCGAGATGTTCGGCCAGTTCGGCCTGCTGATGAACAAGCGCGTGCGGTTTCCGGCAAAAGCCCTGGAAGACACGCTGCTCTACAAGATCCCCGGTGAGACCTTCCAGTTCCTGTGGGAAAGCGACGATAACTTCGCCGACTTTGTGGAAATCGAGGACCGCAGCCGTTTGCGCTCTGCGCTTTCCCGCCGGGAAAAGTCCAACGAACTGATGACCGCCAAGGTCACCCGGCTGATTTCCCGGCCACCGGTATCGGCACCCTCCACCGTGAGGCTCCAGGAAGCCGCCCGGATCATGACCGACAACGGCGTTTCCGCTTTACTGCTGATGGATGAAGAGGGCGAACGGCCCCTGCTGCGCGGCATCATTACCGACCGGGACCTGCGCACCCGGGCCCTCACCGAGGCCTTGCCCTCGGAAACGCCGATCAGCGACATCATGTCTAAAGACCTGATCACCATTCCCTCCAGCATGTTCATTTTCGAGACCATGCTGACCATGCTGCACAACAACGTACACCACCTTCCGGTAATGGACCGGGACGACGTCCGGGGCGTCATCGCCCTTTCCGACATCGTGAAGTACGAGAGCCAGAGCAGTCTTTACCTGGTCAGCAACATCTACCACCAGCAGAACCTCAAAGGGCTGAAAAAGGTCAGCCTGGATGTCCGTGACAGTTTCGTGCGGATGGTGAACGAAGACGCCAATTCCCACATGATCGGCAGCGCCATGGCGGGCATCGGGCGCAGCTTTACCCAGAGGCTGCTGGAACTGGGCGAGGAGCATCTCGGGCCACCGCCGGTTCCCTACTGCTTCATGGCGCTCGGCTCCATGGCCCGTGATGAGCAACTGGTGGTCACGGACCAGGACAACGCCATGATCCTGGACGACTGTTTTGTTCCCGAAGAGCACGATGGCTATTTCCTGGCGCTGGCGAAATATGTCAGCGATGGTCTGGCCCAGTGCGGCTACACCTACTGTACCGGGGATATCATGGCCACCAATCAGAAATGGCGCCAGCCGCTGCGGGTCTGGAAGGACTATTTCGCCGACTGGATTGATAACCCCAAGGCCCAGGCCTTGCTCAACAGCAACATTTTCTTCGATCTGGACGGTATCCATGGCGAGACCGGGTTTGCCGAGCAACTGAAAACCCTGGTTGCCAACAAGGCCAGCAACAGCCCGAGGTTCCTGGCCATGCTTGCCCGCAATGCTCTCAACCGCACACCGCCGATCGGGTTCTTCCGCACCTTCGTGCTGGAGGAGGACGGCAAGCACCAGAAAACCTTCAACCTCAAGCGCCGGGGCACGGCGCCCCTGTCTGACCTGATCCGGGTTCATGCCCTGGCCTGCGGCTCCCGGGCCCAGAACTCCTTTGAGCGGCTGAAAGCCATCGGCAACACCAAGCTGCTGCTGGACGATGACCTGGGCAACCTCCGGGATGCGCTGGAGTTCATTTCCATCGTCCGGATCCGGCACCAGGCCCTGGCGATCGAAGCCGGGCGGGAGCCGGACAACAATGTCCGCCCGGAAGACCTGTCGCCCTTTGAACGCAGCCATCTGAAGGATGCCTTCCAGGTGGTCAGCAATGCCCAGAAATTCCTCAGATTCCGCTACAACACCCAGGCAACCCGCAATGTCTGA
- a CDS encoding FecCD family ABC transporter permease, whose product MLILVLASLVAGLLSVSIGSSGAGINDTLRVLAGSGTDLQQAVILELRLPRTLSAFATGGLLAVAGALMQVLLRNPLADPYVLGLSGGAAVGALLAMLAGVAGFLVSGSAFAGAMLATLLVFGLAHGSGSWTPSRLLLTGVVVAAGWGAVITLILSMTPARRLPGMLYWLMGDLSHAGSPWPGLIILALVCLLVFPLGRVLNVLARGSLQAAALGVSVRPLEWLIYLIASLLTATAVTMAGAVGFVGLVVPHMLRLVLGNDQRLILPACALAGGTLLVLADTLARVVIAPEQLPVGVITALIGVPVFLYLLYRSQ is encoded by the coding sequence ATGCTGATCCTGGTGCTGGCGAGCCTGGTGGCTGGCTTGTTGTCGGTCAGCATCGGCAGTAGCGGTGCCGGGATCAACGACACCCTGAGGGTGCTGGCCGGCAGCGGCACTGACCTTCAGCAAGCGGTGATCCTCGAACTGAGGCTGCCACGCACCTTGAGCGCCTTCGCCACCGGCGGCCTGCTGGCAGTGGCGGGTGCGCTGATGCAGGTGCTGCTGCGTAACCCGCTTGCAGACCCCTATGTCCTTGGTTTATCCGGCGGCGCGGCGGTTGGCGCCTTGTTGGCCATGCTGGCCGGCGTTGCCGGTTTTCTGGTATCCGGTTCCGCCTTTGCCGGCGCCATGCTGGCGACTCTGCTGGTGTTTGGCCTTGCCCATGGCAGTGGAAGCTGGACCCCCTCCCGCCTGCTACTCACCGGGGTAGTGGTGGCCGCTGGCTGGGGAGCAGTGATCACGCTTATCCTTTCGATGACTCCGGCCCGCCGGCTCCCGGGCATGTTGTACTGGCTGATGGGAGACCTGTCCCATGCCGGCTCACCCTGGCCCGGGCTGATCATTCTGGCCCTGGTCTGCCTGTTGGTATTCCCCCTGGGGCGGGTTTTGAATGTGCTGGCCCGGGGCTCCCTGCAGGCCGCGGCGTTGGGCGTCTCGGTGCGCCCCCTGGAGTGGCTGATCTACCTGATCGCCAGCCTGCTTACGGCGACCGCAGTGACCATGGCCGGCGCTGTCGGCTTTGTCGGCCTGGTGGTGCCGCACATGCTGCGGCTGGTGTTGGGCAATGATCAGCGGCTGATTCTGCCCGCCTGTGCGCTGGCAGGCGGAACCCTGCTGGTACTGGCCGATACGCTGGCCCGGGTAGTGATTGCGCCGGAACAGCTACCGGTGGGTGTGATCACCGCGCTGATCGGCGTACCTGTGTTCCTGTATCTGCTTTACCGGAGTCAATAA
- a CDS encoding 3'-5' exonuclease, whose protein sequence is MSDGANGEHSVTRLPWPEQYQALAGQSKSPLLKAFYQSGCVAPDTPLSEVPMVAVDFETTGLDANQHSIVSIGLVPFTLEGIQLSQAKHWIVRPKLPLHQTSITIHGITHSDIDKAPDLEEILGDLFACLKGRIPVVHYRDIERPFLDVALKWRLGEGIRFPVLDTMAIEAHLHPDRHPSRWQKLMGKKPVSIRLADSRLRYGLPHYAAHNALIDAIATAELLQAQVWHHFGPQTAVGDLWL, encoded by the coding sequence ATGTCTGATGGCGCAAACGGCGAGCACTCCGTCACCCGCCTGCCCTGGCCCGAGCAATACCAGGCCCTGGCCGGGCAGAGCAAATCACCGCTGCTTAAAGCGTTCTACCAGAGCGGTTGCGTAGCGCCGGATACGCCGCTGTCGGAGGTTCCGATGGTGGCGGTGGACTTTGAGACTACCGGCCTGGATGCCAACCAGCACTCCATTGTCAGCATTGGCCTGGTGCCCTTCACCCTGGAGGGCATACAGCTTTCCCAGGCAAAGCACTGGATCGTGCGCCCCAAGCTGCCCCTGCACCAGACCTCCATCACCATCCACGGCATCACCCACAGCGACATCGACAAGGCACCGGATCTGGAAGAGATACTTGGCGACCTGTTTGCCTGCCTGAAGGGCCGCATCCCGGTAGTGCACTACCGGGACATTGAACGCCCGTTTCTGGATGTGGCCCTGAAGTGGCGCCTGGGTGAGGGCATCCGGTTTCCGGTGCTCGATACCATGGCCATCGAGGCCCACCTGCATCCGGATCGCCACCCCTCGCGCTGGCAGAAGCTCATGGGCAAGAAGCCGGTATCCATCCGCCTGGCAGACAGCCGCTTGCGCTACGGGCTGCCCCACTATGCCGCCCATAACGCGCTGATTGATGCCATTGCCACGGCGGAGTTGCTGCAGGCCCAAGTGTGGCATCACTTCGGCCCGCAAACGGCGGTTGGGGATCTGTGGTTGTAG
- a CDS encoding cobalamin-binding protein — MIQRRLVLILVLFALMPAAALADPPCVKDALSREMCLQAPAKRIVSLSPGATELLFSAGAGDSVVAVSAWSDFPAEAAALPQVGDSNRLDLEAIVSLAPDLVVAWVDGNSRSQLERVAALGIPVFWLAPRTFADIARAVEDLAQLTGHSTVGQARAESFRQEIASLEAEYASAQQLRVFYQIWDQPLMTVNREELISKAIELCGGVNVFGQLPRLVPRISREAVLAANPGVIVTAGEARNNQWLEGWQQFPGLTAVSAGNLFLEPPDLLARPTLRIVKGARHLCQTLEQARANL, encoded by the coding sequence ATGATCCAACGCAGGCTTGTTCTGATATTGGTGCTGTTCGCCCTGATGCCCGCAGCGGCATTGGCAGATCCGCCCTGCGTGAAGGACGCCCTGAGTCGTGAGATGTGTCTTCAGGCACCGGCGAAGCGGATTGTTTCTCTCTCCCCCGGTGCCACCGAACTGCTCTTCTCGGCCGGCGCCGGAGACAGTGTGGTGGCTGTCAGTGCCTGGAGTGATTTTCCAGCCGAAGCGGCGGCGTTGCCACAGGTGGGCGATAGCAACCGGCTGGATCTGGAGGCGATCGTTTCGCTGGCACCGGATCTGGTGGTGGCCTGGGTGGATGGCAACTCCCGCAGCCAGCTGGAACGGGTCGCGGCGCTTGGTATCCCGGTATTCTGGCTGGCCCCGCGCACGTTCGCGGATATTGCCCGGGCGGTTGAGGATCTTGCACAGCTAACGGGGCATTCCACTGTGGGGCAGGCACGAGCGGAATCTTTCCGCCAGGAAATCGCCAGCCTGGAGGCCGAGTATGCCAGTGCGCAGCAGCTCCGGGTGTTCTATCAGATCTGGGACCAGCCACTGATGACCGTGAACCGGGAGGAGCTGATCAGCAAGGCCATCGAGCTGTGTGGCGGCGTCAACGTATTCGGCCAGTTGCCGAGGCTGGTGCCCCGGATCAGCCGGGAAGCGGTGCTGGCTGCCAATCCGGGGGTAATTGTTACCGCCGGAGAAGCGCGCAATAACCAGTGGTTGGAGGGCTGGCAGCAGTTCCCTGGCCTTACCGCAGTGTCGGCCGGTAACCTGTTCCTGGAACCGCCGGATCTGCTGGCCCGGCCCACGCTGCGTATCGTGAAAGGCGCCAGACATCTATGCCAGACCCTGGAGCAGGCCCGTGCCAATCTCTAA
- a CDS encoding QsdR family transcriptional regulator — MADKTITRATPADAFKRARRMWLKGERIHLAPLADELGIGRATLFRWVGNKDLLIGEILWSLYEPLWRQAMAETPGTGVDYIVGVYRRTNSTILHFEPLRRFINQDPEYALKILTSSQSILHTRTVETNTRMLKDQVAAGHIKPPMNIFSLSYFMIRLAESCLYSDIIAGREPREAELEDACTAVRILLGGKA, encoded by the coding sequence GTGGCCGACAAAACCATAACCAGGGCAACACCGGCTGACGCGTTCAAGCGGGCCCGTCGCATGTGGCTCAAGGGCGAGCGCATTCACCTGGCGCCGCTGGCTGATGAACTCGGAATTGGCCGGGCCACTCTGTTTCGCTGGGTGGGCAACAAGGACCTGCTGATCGGGGAGATTCTCTGGTCCCTCTATGAGCCGCTCTGGCGACAGGCGATGGCAGAAACCCCCGGTACGGGCGTGGACTATATCGTCGGTGTCTACCGGCGTACCAACTCCACCATCCTGCACTTCGAGCCGCTTCGGCGATTCATCAACCAGGATCCGGAATACGCCCTGAAGATCCTCACCTCGTCGCAATCAATTCTTCACACTCGAACGGTGGAGACCAACACACGGATGCTGAAAGACCAGGTAGCGGCCGGTCACATCAAGCCACCCATGAATATCTTCAGCCTGTCTTACTTCATGATTCGACTGGCAGAATCCTGCCTGTACAGCGACATTATCGCCGGGCGCGAGCCAAGAGAAGCTGAATTGGAGGATGCCTGTACGGCGGTTCGGATTCTGC
- a CDS encoding TonB-dependent receptor plug domain-containing protein has protein sequence MPLKPSLPVVVAATSVLILPGLAFGQSDTNEEALDPIVVTATLGPKTVGESLSSVTVIEQDDIRRQQPAEFTDLLHAQPGVNVVSDGSYGKTTSVFLRGAGSSGTVLLLDGIRLRSATAGIPPWQFLPPELMERVELVRGAKSSLYGADAVGGVIQVFSLEPEAGRQGWTELSGGSHETLETTAGVAGREGRNAFLVGGVYSDTEGTNLRAGGEDKGFRNAGGLAKVSHQFDQGGGAGVTVFQSEGNTEFEGGDTDFQIRAMGLYLEAVASDYWRTRIQFSESRDEQETFGSYPSVFNTLHRSARWENTLTAGVHEFVIGSEVMVDEVAGTSEFTEDSRTNTAVFGQARLNFGATDLMASARLDDNEAYGKEETGGIALGHELDRVHRVRVSYATSFRAPTFNDLYLTVPYYTGNPNLEPEEGKMMEAGITGRYDTWFWDVAVYQNDVEDLITYVSDPVTFEGTVENVQSARIRGIELSSGFKTTNWDLNAALTWADSENLDSGARLPRRAEKNLRLDVDRLFDKWSVGASFIAESDRYNDAANNSLLPGYGTVDIRAAWNFLPGWSASFKVDNVLDRRYATSLGNDSVTFEPFDYLAAGRTYMASVRYDFRQ, from the coding sequence ATGCCTTTGAAACCCTCCTTACCTGTTGTAGTGGCGGCAACGTCAGTTTTGATCCTGCCTGGTCTGGCGTTCGGCCAGAGTGATACGAATGAGGAAGCCCTTGATCCGATTGTTGTCACGGCGACCCTGGGGCCGAAAACCGTGGGGGAAAGTCTTTCATCGGTAACCGTCATTGAACAAGATGACATCCGGCGTCAGCAGCCGGCCGAATTCACGGACCTGTTGCATGCCCAGCCAGGTGTCAACGTGGTGTCCGATGGCAGTTACGGTAAAACCACCAGTGTCTTCCTGCGCGGTGCGGGCAGTTCCGGCACTGTTCTGCTGTTGGACGGTATCCGCCTGCGCTCCGCCACTGCCGGCATCCCGCCCTGGCAGTTTCTGCCGCCGGAGCTGATGGAACGGGTGGAACTGGTGCGCGGCGCGAAAAGCTCGCTGTACGGGGCCGATGCGGTGGGCGGTGTCATCCAGGTTTTCTCCCTTGAGCCGGAGGCGGGCCGCCAGGGCTGGACCGAACTGTCGGGCGGCTCCCACGAGACACTGGAAACCACGGCAGGTGTGGCCGGGCGGGAAGGGCGCAACGCCTTTCTGGTCGGCGGTGTCTATTCCGATACCGAGGGCACCAACCTGCGCGCCGGGGGCGAAGACAAGGGGTTCCGCAACGCCGGCGGCCTGGCCAAAGTCAGTCACCAGTTTGATCAGGGGGGCGGCGCCGGCGTTACAGTGTTCCAGTCCGAAGGCAATACCGAGTTTGAGGGTGGCGACACCGACTTCCAGATCCGTGCCATGGGGCTTTATCTGGAAGCCGTGGCCAGTGACTACTGGCGCACCCGCATCCAGTTCTCCGAATCCCGGGACGAACAGGAGACGTTCGGTTCCTACCCCAGTGTGTTCAATACGCTGCATCGGTCGGCCCGCTGGGAAAACACCCTGACTGCGGGGGTCCATGAATTTGTGATCGGCTCGGAAGTCATGGTGGACGAGGTGGCGGGCACCAGCGAATTCACCGAAGACAGCCGGACCAACACGGCGGTCTTTGGCCAGGCCCGACTCAATTTCGGTGCCACGGATCTTATGGCCAGTGCCCGCCTCGACGACAACGAAGCCTACGGCAAGGAAGAAACCGGCGGTATCGCCCTGGGGCACGAGCTCGACCGGGTCCACCGTGTGCGGGTGAGTTACGCCACCTCGTTCCGGGCACCTACCTTCAACGACCTGTACCTGACCGTGCCCTACTACACCGGCAACCCGAACCTCGAGCCGGAAGAGGGTAAAATGATGGAGGCCGGAATAACCGGTCGCTACGACACCTGGTTCTGGGATGTCGCGGTTTATCAGAACGACGTTGAAGACCTGATCACCTACGTGTCTGACCCGGTCACGTTCGAGGGCACAGTCGAGAACGTCCAATCCGCCCGTATTCGTGGCATAGAGTTGTCCTCCGGTTTTAAAACCACTAACTGGGACCTGAACGCGGCGCTGACCTGGGCCGACAGTGAGAACCTCGATTCCGGCGCACGCCTGCCCCGGCGGGCGGAAAAGAACCTTCGCCTGGATGTTGATCGTCTGTTTGACAAATGGTCGGTGGGCGCCAGCTTTATCGCCGAAAGTGATCGGTATAACGATGCCGCCAACAACAGCCTGTTACCTGGCTACGGTACGGTTGATATAAGGGCGGCCTGGAATTTCCTGCCGGGCTGGTCGGCCAGCTTCAAGGTGGATAATGTGCTGGATCGCCGCTATGCCACCAGTCTGGGCAACGACAGCGTGACTTTCGAACCCTTTGACTATCTGGCTGCGGGTCGGACCTATATGGCCTCGGTGCGTTATGATTTTCGACAGTAG